GCTCGGGATTGGGATCTATGCCAGGTCTGAATATCGGCCTGAGCACCAGTACGCCGCCATCGGCGCCCTCAACATCACTCCTAAATTGAATCGTGTCTTCGCTGTCGATATAGACTTGCTGCTCGTTATTAACCCAGAAATCCACGCCTACCACGTTCCATTTTTCGCGGTCCAACCTGCCTTCGTTGAACTCTTCACGGAATATGGTCTCGTGTTCTTCAGAATCTGTCGTAGAAACTGCGTGATCGTGTGCGGTTGCAGCGAAGTTCGCCGTCCCTAGTCCGAAGGCCATTGCCAAAATTTTAGCGGCGGAGTGGAATTTAAACTGCATAGGCTTAATGCATCCCTTCTGTTAACGTTCACATTAATGCGTTCACCTGTGAAGTCTAGTTTGTGGTGGCCAGAATACGGATGAACAGTTTTTGCGTTGCAATAATGCCCGCCGCACCGCACATTCATCTCTAGTATGCTACGCCAATACGAACTTGTTGAGCGGGTCCTTGACTATGACCCTGATGCCGATGAGGCGGTGCTTAACCGAGCGTATGTCTATACCGTACAAAAGCACGGCTCCCAGATGCGCGCGAGCGGCGACCCCTACTTCAGTCATCCTGTGGAAGTGGCCGGGCTCATGACGGACCTAAAGCTTGATCAGCAAACGATCATTACCGCGCTGTTGCATGATACCGTTGAAGATACGCTTGCGACGATCGAAGACATCGAGTCCAACTTTGGCGAAGATGTCGCGCGGCTGGTCGATGGAGTGACCAAGCTTTCAAAGATTGAACAGATGCCAGAGAACGAGCGCGCGGCGGAGAACTTGCGCAAATTCCTGTTGGCGATGTCAGAGGATATCCGCGTTCTGCTGGTCAAGTTGGCTGACCGGTTGCACAATATGCGCACGCTCCATTTCATCAAGAAGCCGGAGAAGCGGCAGCGGATCGCGCGCGAAACGATGGATATCTATGCCCCGCTGGCCGAACGTGTGGGCATGTATGAGTATATGCGGGAGATGCAGCTACTCGCTTTCGAACAACTCGAGCCCGAAGCCTATGCAACGATCACCAAGAAGTTGGGGGAGTTGCGGAACCAGGATGGCGGGCAGGTTGATGCGATCGCATTGAAGATCAAGCAGCGGCTGGCCGAAGCCGGACTAAATGTCGAAGTTTCAGGGCGAGAAAAACATCCGTACTCGATCTGGAAAAAGATGGCTGAGCGGCACGTTTCGTTCGAACAAGTCACAGACATCATGGCGTTCCGCGTGATCTGCGAAAATGAAGCCGATTGCTATGCCGCCCTGGGCGCGCTGCATACTACGTGGCAGTTCCTGCCGGGCAAGTTCAAGGATTACATCTCCACGCCCAAATCAAATGGCTACCGTTCTCTGCACACATCATTGATGTATGAGAATTCGATGCGGGTTGAAGTGCAAATCCGCACGCGCGAAATGCACGGCCGCAACGAGTTCGGTCTGGCAGCGCATTGGGCTTACAAGCAAGGCGAAAGACCCGATGGCGAAGTCGGCTGGCTGCGAGATTTGATCGAAATCGTTGATGCAAGCCATGACGCTGACGAGCTGCTCGAGCATACGCGTATGGCGATCTACCAGGATCGGATATTTGCCTTCACCCCAAAAGGCGGGCTGTTCCAATTGCCCAAAGGAGCATCGCCG
The Altererythrobacter ishigakiensis genome window above contains:
- a CDS encoding RelA/SpoT family protein, which codes for MLRQYELVERVLDYDPDADEAVLNRAYVYTVQKHGSQMRASGDPYFSHPVEVAGLMTDLKLDQQTIITALLHDTVEDTLATIEDIESNFGEDVARLVDGVTKLSKIEQMPENERAAENLRKFLLAMSEDIRVLLVKLADRLHNMRTLHFIKKPEKRQRIARETMDIYAPLAERVGMYEYMREMQLLAFEQLEPEAYATITKKLGELRNQDGGQVDAIALKIKQRLAEAGLNVEVSGREKHPYSIWKKMAERHVSFEQVTDIMAFRVICENEADCYAALGALHTTWQFLPGKFKDYISTPKSNGYRSLHTSLMYENSMRVEVQIRTREMHGRNEFGLAAHWAYKQGERPDGEVGWLRDLIEIVDASHDADELLEHTRMAIYQDRIFAFTPKGGLFQLPKGASPVDFAFAVHTDLGAQAVGAKINGRHMPLRTPLENGDVVEIIKGKEAEPQLSWLGFVVTGKARAAIRRAVRLKERAEIAEIGKKLFDEIAAKVPARIGKKARGLAVERLGLMDEEDMMFAIGAAKLSDREVMEALVPGCTVDIDEEDDWTKREHAISIRGLTAGVGFQLAECCHPVPGDRIVGLRKKGEAVEVHAIGCFELASGEDADWLDLSWGSRSQGAIGRLRVTLYDRPGTLAEMAGIFAQNHVNVKSLDQVETDHPFTTYEIDSEVQDLAHLTRILSALRASDSVAQAERI